The Setaria viridis chromosome 9, Setaria_viridis_v4.0, whole genome shotgun sequence sequence AAAAATGACGaaaatgtcaaataagaaaTGAAAGTTAGGATATGAATTTTTTCAGAATCAAGAAAAAAATTAGGTCATCTtttagtgtcaaataaggaattttctcttgAAAGATTGCATTGCAACGCTAACAAGTCGTTTGGACGGTCCAACCGATTGCCTCTTTCAGGTTGCAAAGTGGAAAACTCTGCTTATTCAGGGCAGCCTCTAGTGGCAGTTCCTCATCGCACTGTCAACAGCGGTAGCTCGTCCATGCACATCTTTTTTCTATGGTTAGTCTCACATCGTGCCCAACATCACTCAACTAATAGTTTCAAGGGCCTCTCAGTGGATCACACCAACCTAGCTACTTGTTGGGATTGCATCGCTCATTACCTGGACTGGACACAAATATTTAGCAGAAATGTAGCGGAGGACCAGGAGCCGACTGGAATACTTTGATCATTCTGTTGATGCTGACACACCAACCATTGACCAAACCTGATATTATGCACAAAgcaatatgtttttttttcctgcaacTTAATCAAGAGTTTGGTGCGTCCTGCACAATGACATCTGAATCATTGTCGTATGAAAACATTGTGAAGCCAGCCGAGAAACATAACATTGTACTGACTGCATCCAAACTCATCACTATTCTCTCCATAGCACAGTGGATTCAGGCGAATGCTTACATAATGGGGGCAGGGATCAGAAGTGGCAAAATCAGGTGATTTTTGCTTAAATATATGAAGTCCAACGacttaggttttttttttcccaggtAACTACAAGACaaccaaaaaagaagaagaaatccatAGGAAGACTTCTGCAATACATGTTCAGAATTAGACCATACTCAGGTCCATATGCTGAAGCACATATATATACAGGcaagcaataaataaataaggaCCAATAACCATATAAGAAAGCTGTGCTACTACATTCGCAGCTTAATCCTACACTAGCAAAGTCATAGTCCGATCGTTCCATCTTGAGATGAGACCTTAATCAGAAGTAACGGTCTTCGTTTCTGGGCTCTTAGCTCTCAATATCCTTTTTATGTTTACCGTTGGAATTTCTTGAATCCTACAAAACAAGCAAGACTCATGAGCATGGTGCTGAAACTATCACCTTCAAGGCTTCTTTcaaaagatagaaaaaaaataaatcagaaACACAATACACATTTCACACAACGGTTAGTAACATAAAAATGAGTGCCTACCTGACTCGAATTTGGTGAGCTTTGCCCAGGTGTTTGTGAAGCAGGTGATCTTCCAGGAGAAAGTATTGTGGGTAAAATCCCAGGTGACTGACCATGGTTTGAAACTGGGGAACGTAAGAAAGAACTACCATGGTTGTACGGTGATAGCGGAGATGCCATAGGGGTCTTCCGAAGCCCATGAGATAGGGGTCCACCACCAGGAGATATAGCTGGTGACAATGATTTGCCTGGAGGTAACATGTTTATCCTGATCCTGTAAAACAAGGAAACCGTCAGTCCTGGGCAACTCAGATCAGCTGTTCAAGATAACAAGCAGCTACAGTGAAACCACTTACTTGTTATGTACATCAACATACTCATCTGTTTCATCGTAGATTTCTTCCTGTGGATCAAATGGCATGTCAATTTACAATATCTAAGAGAAGCGAAACAAATTATCATGGTTCaactatgatttttttttgtttctctattAATTTCATGGGATGTCTAAAATGCTGCAAGTATAATGATGTTCCGATGGGATATAGAGAACGCTCACAGCATCATTAATCAATGTTATAAGGTCACTTATCCGAAAGCACTCTGTGAACAATTTAAATACTTTTTTGCGAACTAATGAGAACAATTAAGAAAATGTCCAGTCCAACCTGTAGCAATTCTTCCATGACATCTTCCATTGTGATTATTCCAACTGCTTCCTCATCCATAGAATAGCTTGGAAGTGGATCGGTGTTAAAATCAAGAATGTTTTCCCGCTTCCTTTCTGATTTCTTATTGTATGAACGCCCATCTCCATACTTCTCTATGTTATATCTACGACTTCCAGCAGTGCTAACATACGAAGGGGATGAACCTGAAAGTACATTCAACTGATCAGCCAAAGACAAGTGACAGCTATTTCCTGGAAAGACATGCGACCAGCAAAGGCTAATGGAATACTAGTTCGTACACAGAAAAAAACATTAAAATTGAAGTTTAATCACGGAAGACAAATTACTAGGAAAAAATTTAAAAGGCATGTACCATCAGAATGAGCATCTTTGGGGTTTATTTTATAATCTGCAGTAGTGCTCTTTTGCTTTCCATTGGATGCTCCTGCTTCCTTTGTTCTTTTAACTACCACAGCCATGTGGCTGTGACCTTTCTGGAACTCATTTAGAATGTCATAGAGAGGAAGATCATCATTCACCCTGATATACAGAACAGTGGCAACATTTTGTCGAAATTAGAAGACAATCAATGCAGATTACTAAGGAGAAATATATGCACCGATTTTATCCAAAACAAAATTTTATGAAGAACATATTGAACGCAATGAGTGCATATGCACTTATCCAAAACAAAATTTGTGAAGAACATATTGAACGCAATGAGTGCATATGCACTTATGCTCCTCAAAATAAGATCGCGCAAATCAGAAAGAATTTATGGTCACCGCTAGAGCTACAGGCTGGACAGATATACCTTGGAATTTTTCTGATAGTAACATTTCGTATGGGCACTTCATCTTCAGTTCGGCAAGTAATCAAGTTTTTAACCTGAAATGAAAGGGAATTTTACCATTGgtctttttttctctcgaacacgcaggagagctgcgtgtcattgcATTAATAGAAGGAGTAGTCATACAGAGACCCAAACACACACACGCACCCACTAGGACTATTGTAACTTAATCACCTGTAACATAAATGCCATTGGTCATAAAATAAATAGCAAATTTGCAAATCATTCATTTCATTGACATTAAGGACATTAAGGATTCCCCTGGTAAAAAGGACAACAAAAAGAGCTGGGAAGAAATTGATATTATTCAAAAGTAAAAATCTATGACCCTCAAAAAAAGTAAAAATCTATTTAGCTCACTCACCAATATAAGCCCAATGATATTGCTTGGACTCCCCGAGTATATAGGAACACGACTATGCCCTCTAGTCATTATCATATCCATTGTATGCCTACAGGGAGGAAAATAGTTCTATCAATAGCATATAACAATTAGAGAGCGCAAATGCTTTAAGTTGAAGAAGATTCATACAGGTCCAGCTTAGCATTTATGTCAAGTGAAAATGTTTCAGATATAGAAGTCATGGCGTCTTTTGCAATCTTTTGAGTGAGCTCCAGAGCTCCTGTAATGATAGTGGTTTCATCATGAGTCAGCTCTCCACCTTTTCCAGCCTAACAACAAAGTAACAAGACACATTTTAGATGGTAACCCGTATCACTATTTATTTGTTGAGAGTCATAAATCAAATAGTCAAAAAGATAATATTGAGGACATAAGGAGTGTACAATCAGGAACATTTGGGCATTTGTCCCTGTTCATTCCTATAAGGTGGTATAACATAATGAAAAAAGTTATCCAGTATCTAATGAATGAAGAAACAGGAACTTTAAAGATTACTTTGTAGCTGCATTAGTAATATCGGCACAATAATTCAAACGGCATAAActacatgtaaaaaaaaaatagcacagCATGAACTCAAGAATTTGAATAACTAGATATTAAAATGTTTAAACTGGATAAGAAGTCTTTGAAGAGAAGTGTATGCCAACCTCATTGCCGTGCATATCAACTAACGTCTTCAGCTCAGCTCTTCTCATTAGTGCGAAATGGCCCTTTCCAAGTAGCCAGTCCAACAactaaacaaaaacaaatacaTGACCAAATAAGATACAGCAAAGGGGAAAGTAaaacatacatatatacatcaTAATAATAAGCAGGTTGCTGCCATGAAAGAAAACTGGCTGCCTTCCTCTTTCTTATTTGGTCAAAGTATGTTTCTGACGTTTTTGTAGAATAGCCAAATTATGATATTCAGTTAACAATTAGACATAATAATTGATTTTGTAGAATTGCTAGTTGATAACAGTCAGATAACAGGAAACTGATTAAGTATTCTGTAACTGAACTGCTTTTCCCTTGATGAGTCAGACACATTCCACATTTAGACGTAGGCATATATAGACATCTCTATTTATTTAGCTGGGCGACATGGAGATGAAGACAATGGTTGTTGCTTCACGGTTCCAATTACTTGTTATTGTGTCATGGGGCGGACGCAATGTTAAATAAGTGCAGAATTAGTCAGGTTCCGCAATCCAATTTATAAAAGAAGTGCCCATGTTGACCCCGGGGAATTTGGATGACTAGACGAGCATGGAACAAAAAGCCCTTTTGTTTTGCAAAATTAAATAATGAAACCAGGTAGCGATCGATCGATGTGTCTCCTACTTGCGGCCGCCCGCCCCACCTGTGGTGTCACATCCCAATTTCAGTCGGGCATGGGGCATCCACCAAGTACGAGGCTCCAATCCCTCCCTAATTCGTGCAAACAAatcggccgccgcgcgcgtacCTTGCTGATCGGGTATGCGacggggaagaagaggatgagAAGAATCCGGACCACCGGCGCGGCCTTGGCCCCCACGCTGAGCCCGTAGCGCGTGCAGATGGCTTGCGGCATGATCTGCGGGGAACATAACATGAGTGGAAGCCGCAGCAACCGAATCAGTTACTAGCTCAATTCATGAAGTAGCTGCAGAAGGGGGGAACAAATCACAAATGAATTGAGGGCAAAAGGGATCACCTCGCCGAACGCAAGGATGAGCGTGACGGAGATGAGGATGGCGACGTAGGACGGGACGAGCGTGTCGAGGAATATGGGCAGCGCCTCCATGGCGAGCGAGTTGCCGATGAGGAGCGTGCAGAGGAGCAGGTGCTGGTTCTTCACGACCGGGAGGATCCTCTCTGAGCGGCGCCCACCACGGATTAGAGACAGAACGGAATCAGAAGCAGTTAGCCAGTTACTACtactgcggccggcggcgccgccgcgggtgaGAATCTATCTGAGGgagacgatgaggaggaggaagatgagagaGAGTATTGTTACCGGCGTTGAGCTTGTCCTTTGGCTTTCCGGCCTTGGCGAGCACCTCGAGGTCGACGAGGCTGAGTGACATGAGCCCCAGGGTGAGGCCGGACATGAGGCCGGCGAACAAGACGAGCCCGACGCAGGCCGTGAGGTAGACCCAGAACATGGTGCCGCAGCAGGCCTCATGGCTGGGCATCTGCACTTGTGCAGCTGGGGGAGTGGTGGTAGCTGCGGCGGGAGCTGGGGGTGCGGGAGCCGGGAGGACTAGCTAGCGGCGTCGTGCGGAAGTGGAACGCAACGAACCGTGTCCCTGCTGCTCGCAGCAACAGCTTTGCTCCCACCGGCTCGGGCCTCTCCTCCTATATGGTGGTGGCCGCTTGGTCATTGGGGCCTTGGGGTTGCGCACTTGCGCCTGCGCCGGGCGGGCTTTCCGATTCCGTTGCCAACTCCGCTCGTCTTGCCTCCCCGAGCCCACCGGTCAGTAACGGCAACGAGTCCAGCTCGGACACCGCACGCCGCGCGGCCagggtggtggccggtggggatGGATGGCGACGCGGCTGGGAGTTTTGGGATGCTGATGCCTGATGGTGGTGGACTCGTGACTCTGCTCAGCGTTGCGTGCGGGGGGACCGATCGGTTTCTCCCGGCCGGCCGGGAAGGGTAACCGGCGAGGATACTTGCACGGCTCCATGCCCATGGAGGCGTTTGTTACCCAACGGGCACTCTCTGCGTCCGGTTACAGATCAACAGGACCAAAGTTGACAACACATCCTGATCTGCTGACGTGCTGCGCCTCATCAGACAGTCATGGGCTCGCCTGTCAACCCAAAACCatatctccctccctctcctcgtgGTTTTAGCAGTGTACTCCATTAGCAGACCCATTAGCGCCATCGGTAACTCAATCCCATTATTACAGGACGGCTTATCTTTTTAGATGCGGGTCTCAATGACATCCATTGACATTTTATTACACGAGAGAAATAATTGACAGTCTTTGTTTCTGCCTTTTGTCATACTACTTATTACGTTTTTTACCGTGTAGGCAAGGACGATTACATAGTACTACTACTAGCCTTCTGTTTTCAAAGCTACTACCCCATTTGTAATCTGATCCAGAGGCCAAGTCTGGGAGTACTGCTATTGTACAATCAGTCCAAGCGGTCCGAAATCAAACCAAGGGATAATATCCAAAGAAAACTGTAGAGAACGATTTGAAATATGAGTGTCCCAGATACACTATCCTTTTCATGGATCGATGAACTCCTGCCTCGTGTGTgtaggttctttttttttcctttttcgtgAAAGCGATTGTAGTTTTACTAAGAAACACTagtccatcctcaacaaaaattgTTTTTGACTTGGACTAAAtagactttagtcccgggtctaaattttgtagtccgtGAAGGCACCTACACACAAGCCGACCACTATCATCATAAGAAAACACACAGTACCACCACAGCATCCTCAAGCCAGCTTCAGTTGCTTGTTCTTTTCGAGACATCTTTCTTTTCACTCGCTTCGCATATCATAAAAGAGAGAACCTGATCATGAACCAGTAAACCAAGCGAGGTTAGAAATTTGCACCTCCACGACTTACTATAAAAGGATTGCATTTCCTACTTagttagatgtgctgtgtaagtgagatggtaaggaaacTACGCGAGACTTGAGGTCGTGGATTTGAATCCCACGCGAAAATATCTAAAGATTCTGAAAGCTATTACCCAAGTTGAACGGGGCAGAGCTCCCACTATTTTAATAGATGGAACCTAGAACCTCATGAATGTTTACGACTCCGGGAGGAATAAGTAACAGCAGATCCTCCTAACTAGTATAGTACTTTGCTGGCATGATTCGAGTAAGCAGGTCGGATACGATCAGCAGCAGTGTCCTTATACTAACAAGGAGCCCACACACTGCACACGTGAGCATACACAGACCACCAGCAGTAACATTTTTTACTTGCTGCATGCGTGGTGATCCGAATGATTCTCTGATAATTCCTCTCGGTGCTGGTGGCATTTGCCTCTGAAAATGGGCTCATCAGGACGATGCAACCGGTGGCGGCATattccctcctctcctctcggGCGCATGGATTTGGGGGCGGAGCATTCGGTGGTCATGCTTGTTGTTGGCGATGCAACGACGACGAGCCTGGATGGAATAATTCTGCCCCCGGCCACTGATCCTGAGCTCATATCTTTGTCACTCACGGCTCAAGTTTTGGCTGATCATAGGGCTCTTTCATCACCTCATCTCTTGCTCAGACGACAAGGCATACCTTGGTCATGTGCAGAGCGTCGAAAAGGACCTGTCCGCACTCTGCTCGAAGGGGCAATTTCATCTCAGGATCAACCGCTGCCTGTGTTTCTGCACAAGCTAGGGACAGTTTCATGAGACGGCTGCTGATGGCAATGAGCCAATTGCTGCTAACAGCTCGGATGACTAGGAGCTTTCGGTCGTAATGCCCTGAAGAGAAAAGGAATGGCCGGTCCAGTAGTTTAGCATTTGATGCAGTTGCTTTACCGAACTGGGTCGAGGTCGATCACGTACGAATATGCATGTAGCTCATCGACCGAGTGCCCGATTTTTTACTTATAAGAGGAAAGGTTGGGCCAAGAAAGCAATCGTGCACGCGCAGCTTCACGTCGAGACAAGGAAGAAAGTGGAGCGTGTGTGTGAGCGCATCTCCTTTTGCATCGCGCAGCGGTGAGGCGCTCAGCTTAATTCTTAGGTTATCTTGCCGTCAGCTTAACTGAAAAAGTATATGGAGTCATCATATTCGGTGAAGATTTATTGAGGATTCAAAAGCCGgtgaattttcttttttggtgGAGTCAAGATCTATCAGGATTATGTAGCTTATCTAGCATATGATGAGGAAAGATGAGCTGGGCTAAGAAATCAAAACAACACGCATGCTTGCGCAGCTTCAGGTTGAAAGAATTACACAGAAAATGAACATGGCGTAGGCTAGCACACGTAGCGTTTGAATTGCAGCATCATGATCCACTATGCATGCAACTTTTCCCCCAGTGGTGTCTGTTTCTCGTTTAGGTTATCTCCGCTGGAGGTTATTTAATTTGGTCGCAAAATTAAACCATCCTACAACCTAAGGTCTCGAGTTGGCCCAACTGATTTGGAAACAAAAAGGCACTTGGAATACGGATTGTGTGGAGGTGCAATTTTGTAGGGCATAGCTAGTGGTACACCGCCACGCTGGTACTCTACATTATCCTTTCAGCAAGACGCACGTACGCAAGACTTTGCCATTGCTAACCTAATCATCAGTGCAACAGAAAAGTGCTTCCATATTCATGAACTCGACCTTTAATTGCAAAGTGAGTAACGTTCCTGTGGGAATATGCCACACAATCTTCATGAACTCGACCTTTAATTTGAACGAAATTCGTCGACTCGCGCCTATCTTAGATGAATTGCTCTAACAGCTCCACGCACATTATTATGCCAACTATTCACTCGCGATGCTACACGCTCAACTTGTGCATTGTGATCGATCTGTCCTGCTTGGTGGTCACCGTCTGCATCTCTGGACTCTGTCTGGTTCATGGCACGTTACAAGGAGCCGGCAAAGGAAGCAATGCCCCCTTGTTTTTGCCACGATTCTGTTGCGTCCATCCGGGGAAGAAGCTAGGCAAGCGTCGAATTCTCCGGAGCAGCTCCTTCTCGCCTTTCGCGTCAGCTAACATACGGGACCCACATGGGCTGTATGCTCCATTAGGACAAATTGTGGCGAATCAGAATTCCCCCCAACAACTGTTCGCAGATGGAATGCCTGGCATGCTATAGCTGGATACCTGTCGACGTCCCAGCATCGCCGCTAATGGAGATTCTTAATCTAAAATAGCAATGGCCTGTTCGGTAGTGCTGGCTGCACAGCTGCAGCTACAGCCAGCGTTCAACACAGCGAGCGGCTGGCTTGttgtgctgctgcagctgcagccgcagccgGCCGAAAAAAGTGCAGCCGAATATCTGCCAAGGAACACGCACAGGTCCTTCACGGATCTTGTTTTTCGGTTTTACAGGCAAGTAGGCAACCATCGCCCGTTCTTTGACCCCGTCGGAGTTCAGATGATagtggccgtggccgttcagcGATCAGGAGCGTGGGCCTGCTAGTCCGAGTTGGGCCACGACCACGCACTGACGAGCGTATGGCCGGTCTGGGCCAGATAGCGCTATGGGCCGCAACAAGATTCTTTTTTTCTCCCAAAAacggagggggaaaaaaagaaaacgaaaagtGCTAACCACCAGTGGAAGACGATGTGAGGGGAGCTTCGCCGGAGTTAGAGACGGCGCGGCGATTCCGGCTCAACAAACCACCAGGGGAacaagaggggcggcggcgtggagatGGGGAGCCCTCTCGGCGGGTGGCCGTCGTACAATCCGCGCAACTTCAGCCAGCTCGTCCCGGCCGACCCCTCCTCTCAGCCCTCGGTCGGTCAGCACTTCCCCCTCTTTGGCGATCTCGTCTCCAATACACCGCACTGACTCTCTCCATAGTTCCTGATGATCTTGCATAAGCTTGAATATTTAGTTAGGAGGTATTGGTTGGTGCTTGGTCAGTGACATCTGTGGACTCTTGTATCCACAATAAAAAACTTCCTTTTGTACTGCTTTCAGGCAGGGAGCATGAATCAATGGTCGTATGGTTCGATTCTGCTGAAACCACAGTATGGATGGTTTGAGAAAGAGGGTATCGATGTTTGTTTTTAGTTCATCTGCGAGAGACCCGGCTCAGTTTCAGTGAATTTTCTGCATACTGTCCAAACATTTAGGTCTTGGTTTTGTCATGGTTGCCCTGATAAGATTCAGTTGATGTTGTACTTATCGATTGATGGTGGTTCTTTTTGTGTTTCTAATCGTACTCCATCACCAGCAGCTCATATGGCACATATATATATCCATTTAGAGTGGCCCTAATGCTATTATTTAGTTTTTGTATTCTTGACTGAGCTTGATGCTGACAAGTGAGAACTTATACTATGAAAGATATATTCGGTTGACCTCATGCTGActgttttttcccctttccATGTGTATCTCATCAGAATGTCACACCAGCCACTTACATTGCAACTCACAGGACAGATCCGCCTCCCAATCAAGGTAACACCTTTCCATGTTCTCGAACCAACGTTCGTGTGCTGCTCCCTTAAATGTATCCTATTTTATTTGCTCATTGTCCACTTGCATGCAATTGAGGCCATGGAATTACTGTTCATAACTTCATATTATGCCGACAATTTCTTTTCTACGTATTGTCGTACTATGTAAGCTCCGTGTTGCAAAATAGGTCTCCTGAACTGTTTGGTCTGAACTGAAAGTTCTGTAGGTAGATGGCTCTCTTATCTTTCAGGAACGGAGCATGTTTCTCCAAACATTTTGCGCCTCAGGGTAGAGTGCTGCAAGTCGCAAAGAGTGATACCAGCCATAATGACTGAACTACTGAACACCTTATCCTACACAAATGATGACCTCTGCTACGTTTCCCCAACCTATAGTCCAAAAGTTCCTCGCTTCCACTAGTAATCAGCAGCTGAATGCTATGATTGTTTTTTCAATAGTAGCTGTCTTAACCATGGCGCAGTATAACACTACTTGCCTCACTTGCCAATTTACCAGCTGCAACTGTCAGCAGTACCAGGCTTTATGTGATTTATTAAATGCTGTTTGTTTCTTGCAAAAAGCCCAGGTACTGCCCCTTCTCACCAAAGTTTACATTCAAACTTAATTAGGAAACCTTTTTTTTGTTACATTAGGAAATTCTGAGAACTGATCGATACTCGCTTCGTACAGTCCCCGTTCGAGGAGGCCACCCACCTAGGCTTGAAACTGGGTGCTTGCAAAATGTTTGTGTGTGTACCTCTGCTTTCATCGAGTTTCCCGGTCAGCCACAGTTTTGCACTCCCGTTCTTGAAACAAAGCCTGGGGGATTTCATCTTCCCAtggtcaattttttttaagtagGAAATTCCAATTTATGAAGGTATGTTTCTTAGTTGTACTAAAACACATTGGCTAACAGCATATTAgtatttctcttgggtttgatCTCCATATGAGTGGCTGGGTTTTTATGCTGGCTCGCCAAGCCTATCATAACCCCCCTCCTCCTTTATCCGGGCTATGTTGAAACAACACAGGCTGACAGGCAGAGTTCTTGGTATGTCCATGTGTAGCTTATCTATATTGCTGCCAAGTTGGTTTGCCTTCTGTTCAGACATCTAGATCCCTCAGAACCATTGCCCTGATCTATATGGTAAGTGCCCAAAAGAATATTGATattggaggatgaggaagatgaataAAGGTTGGGTAAGTAGCGTTCAAAGGTGAGGGTGGAGCAAGGGTGTTGGTGTTTAAGATGGAACAACATGCCAGTTAAACGCCATTGGAGCCGTCCAGGTGAAATGCCATCCACATAGAGTGCTAGAACTGCGATATCCTTGAGAGTAGTAGTAAACTAATGGTCAAACTGATTAGGTTGTTGGCTTAAACACTCTGGTTTGTCAATTTCTATTACATCTCACCCTAAACATTTACAAGGCGACACAAAACCAGAAGTCCTTATTGCATCCAGGCCTTTTGGCTCAGCCATGTCCTCTGCATGTTGGTGAAAACTTGATGGTGCGCTGCTGACCAAGTgtaccaaaaaaaaagatcaaagaTAGAAACAAACTATTCTTTTTAAGGAGCAAAAGGTACTGATAGATAAAAGCATACTAGGTGCCCATTCGGCCATTCCTGGGGCTGGTGAGGCGATGAAATATTATTGGAGAAGTTTTGTGTGAACAATTTAAATCATTTGGAGGGATACTTAACTCTGAACTATTTTATTAAGTACCATGCCTAGATGTTACAGTCATGGAGTTGATTCCTTAAAAGTTGTTGGCAGATTCTATTTCTCTATCTATTTCATTGTGGAAGTTGTATGTGGCCAAGTTAATTTCCAAGTTTTGGCAGATACACTCAATAAAAAAATCGTTGGTGTTTCTTTAACCAATATATCTGCCAGTTATGTGTGTTTTCTGTTTATGTGACTGCATTCGTTTATAGATATGCTACACTTCATATTTGATCAGGCTGACCAAGTGCTTTCTATTATTTCATTTTATTGAATTTTAATTCCTCTGAGGCACTCATGAACTTCCTCT is a genomic window containing:
- the LOC117840745 gene encoding DUF21 domain-containing protein At2g14520, with product MPSHEACCGTMFWVYLTACVGLVLFAGLMSGLTLGLMSLSLVDLEVLAKAGKPKDKLNAERILPVVKNQHLLLCTLLIGNSLAMEALPIFLDTLVPSYVAILISVTLILAFGEIMPQAICTRYGLSVGAKAAPVVRILLILFFPVAYPISKLLDWLLGKGHFALMRRAELKTLVDMHGNEAGKGGELTHDETTIITGALELTQKIAKDAMTSISETFSLDINAKLDLHTMDMIMTRGHSRVPIYSGSPSNIIGLILVKNLITCRTEDEVPIRNVTIRKIPRVNDDLPLYDILNEFQKGHSHMAVVVKRTKEAGASNGKQKSTTADYKINPKDAHSDGSSPSYVSTAGSRRYNIEKYGDGRSYNKKSERKRENILDFNTDPLPSYSMDEEAVGIITMEDVMEELLQEEIYDETDEYVDVHNKIRINMLPPGKSLSPAISPGGGPLSHGLRKTPMASPLSPYNHGSSFLRSPVSNHGQSPGILPTILSPGRSPASQTPGQSSPNSSQDSRNSNGKHKKDIES
- the LOC117835157 gene encoding uncharacterized protein isoform X1 — its product is MGRNKILFFSQKRRGKKRKRKVLTTSGRRCEGSFAGVRDGAAIPAQQTTRGTRGAAAWRWGALSAGGRRTIRATSASSSRPTPPLSPRSNVTPATYIATHRTDPPPNQVITTEPRNILLRHFYQKSEEKLRPKRAAPDNLAPENNNKQPRGPVADVGSQSNARS